The proteins below are encoded in one region of Lactuca sativa cultivar Salinas chromosome 3, Lsat_Salinas_v11, whole genome shotgun sequence:
- the LOC128132914 gene encoding uncharacterized mitochondrial protein AtMg00810-like: MDNNSLAKVPMAFGYKISADPSGESVDHKTYRGIIGSLMYLTASRPDIVFAMGVCARYQADPKMSHLTAAKQILRYLKGTKTLGLWYPAGNDFRLQAFTDTDHVRCRLDCKRTSDGYQFLGGKLVSWSSRK, translated from the coding sequence atggacaacaATTCTTTggctaaggtccccatggccttcggATACAAGATATCTGCTGATCCCTCAGGTGAATCTgttgatcacaagacttatagaggtattatTGGCTCTTTGATGTACCTCACTGCAAGCCGACCAGATATCGTCTTTGCAATGGGTGTATGCGCAAGgtaccaggctgatccaaaaaTGTCACACCTGACCGCAGCCAAGCAGATTCTACGGTACTTAAAGGGTACCAAGACTCTTGGCTTATGGTACCCTGCAGGGAATGACTTCAGGCTACAAGCATTCACAGATACGGATCATGTCAGATGTCGTCTGGATTGTAAAAGAACCTCCGATGGATATCAATTTCTGGGTGGAAAACTCGTCAGCTGGTCGTCAAGAAAATAG